One genomic region from Calypte anna isolate BGI_N300 chromosome 17, bCalAnn1_v1.p, whole genome shotgun sequence encodes:
- the SET gene encoding protein SET — MSAPAAKVSKKELNSNHDGADETSEKEQQEAIEHIDEVQNEIDRLNEQASEEILKVEQKYNKLRQPFFQKRSELIAKIPNFWVTTFVNHPQVSALLGEEDEEALHYLTRVEVTEFEDIKSGYRIDFYFDENPYFENKVLSKEFHLNESGDPSSKSTEIKWKSGKDLTKRSSQTQNKASRKRQHEEPESFFTWFTDHSDAGADELGEVIKDDIWPNPLQYYLVPDMDDEEGEGEEDDDDDEEEEGLEDIDEEGDEDEGEEDEDDDEGEEGEEDEGEDD; from the exons ATGTCGGCGCCGGCGGCCAAAGTCAGTAAGAAGGAGCTGAACTCCAACCACGATGGGGCCGACGAGACCTCAG aaaaagagcaaCAGGAAGCAATTGAACACATTGATGAAGTACAGAATGAAATAGACAG ACTGAATGAACAGGCCAGTGAGGAAATTTTGAAAGTAGAACAGAAATACAACAAACTCCGCCAACCATTCTTCCAGAAGAGGTCAGAATTGATCGCCAAAATACCGAATTTCTGGGTAACAACATTTGTCAACCACCCACAAG TATCTGCACTGCTGGGAGAAGAAGATGAGGAAGCACTGCATTATTTGACCAGAGTTGAGGTGACAGAATTTGAAGACATCAAATCAGGTTACAGAATAGATTTT TATTTTGATGAGAATCcatactttgaaaataaagttcTCTCCAAAGAGTTTCACCTCAATGAAAGTGGAGACCCATCTTCAAAATCAACTGAGATCAAATGGAAATCTGGGAAG GATCTGACAAAACGTTCAAGCCAGACACAGAACAAAGCCAGTAGGAAGAGGCAGCATGAAGAGCCAGAAAGTTTCTTTACCTGGTTCACTGACCACTCCgatgcaggggctgatgagCTAGGAGAAGTCATCAAGGATGACATCTGGCCAAATCCTTTACAGTACTACTTG GTTCCTGATATGGATGAtgaagaaggggagggagaggaggatgaTGACGAcgatgaagaggaagaaggattGGAGGATATTGATGAAGAAGGAGATGAAGATGAGGGtgaggaagatgaggatgatgatgagggagaggaaggagag GAGGATGAAGGAGAAGATGACTAA
- the PKN3 gene encoding serine/threonine-protein kinase N3 — protein sequence MAAGTPQGSCLLQLGNGVNLMDPSFQQKLEGEKELLRRAIQKELKIKEGAENLRKATTDRKNLVHIEHVLKSSNRKLEQLHWDLQELNARIVITDKEESKTDGSASPDPCLWDRNPDPMARKVEALKKQLHVEMKVKQGAENMIQMYSTSKERKLLATAQQMLQDSKTKIEIIRMHIVKVSQSAGGMEDPVDPAVRMGTTISALELRIEELRHHLRIEAAVAEGAKNVLKILGGSRVQDRKFLAEAQSRLQESSQKIDLLRLSLEHQLSELSPDHPKRALIKQELVNTSSLGAQHSSIQSTSVIKPTALTGTLEVRLMGCQDLLENVPGRSRMTSSSPISGSPSDLRSLSRARVGLGIHGRSVAGKYLRNEEPCNEVLAVLKVDNKVVGQTNWGPVNNQAWDQSFVIELDRSRELEIAIYWRDWRELCAVKFLRLDDFLDNERHGMCLSLEPQGMLFAEVMFCNPVIERKPKLQRQNRIFPKQKGKEFLRAPQMNINVAAWGRLMMSFLPPCSSLSTLSPPLHDPIQTGFSPVPPQSHVYSVSKLSGDFPVAKLTFADEAPPKPPRLFLMANSKESTPSPADSPCLKRLHVEEKSCRSAIREFPIPASPRKRTVQLEDFHCIAMLGRGHFGKVLLAQYKATGKLYAIKALKKKDIIRRDEIDSLHCEKRIFEVVNSSDHPFLVNMFACFQTPHHACFVMEYTPGGDLMMRIHEDVFPEHVAQFYTACVVLGLQFLHEKKIVYRDLKLDNLLLDAEGFVKIADFGLCKEGIGFGDRTNTFCGTPEFLAPEVLTDISYTRAVDWWGLGVLIYEMLVGESPFPGDDEEEVFDSIVNDEVRYPRFLSSEALSIIRKLLRKCPERRLGAGEKDAEEIKIQPFFKGIDWGALLARTLKPPFVPTLRDPTDVSNFDEEFTSQKPILTAPEEAALLTRKEQTVFKDFDFVSRHLLEV from the exons ATGGCGGCGGGGACCCCGCAG GGCAGCTGCCTCTTGCAGCTGGGCAATGGTGTGAACTTAATGGATCCAAGTTTCCAGCAAAAACTGGAGGGTGAGAAGGAGCTGCTTCGCCGTGCTATACAGAAAGAACTGAAGATTAAAGAGGGAGCAGAAAACCTGCGCAAAGCAACAACAGACAGGAAGAATCTTGTTCATATAGAGCATGTGCTGAAATCTTCCAACAGAAAATTGGAGCAACTGCATTGGGATCTTCAGGAGCTCAATGCAAGGATTGTAATAACAGACAAAGAGGAGAGTAAGACAG ATGGATCTGCATCTCCAGATCCTTGTCTCTGGGACAGAAACCCAGACCCCATGGCAAGAAAGGTTGAAGctctgaaaaagcagctgcatGTTGAAATGAAAGTGAAACAAGGAGCTGAGAACATGATCCAAATGTATTCAACATCCAAG gagaggaagctgctggCTACAGCTCAGCAGATGCTTCAGGACAGCAAGACAAAGATTGAAATAATCCGCATGCACATTGTGAAAGTCTCCCAGTcagcaggagggatggaagATCCAGTGGATCCAGCAG TGAGGATGGGGACCACCATCAGTGCTTTGGAGCTGAGGATTGAGGAGCTGAGACATCACCTTCGTATTGAAGCTGCTGTAGCTGAGGGGGCAAAAAATGTGCTGAAGATCCTAGGAGGGAGTCGGGTGCAGGATCGCAAGTTCTTGGCTGAG GCTCAGAGTCGTTTGCAGGAGTCTTCCCAGAAGATTGACCTGCTGCGCTTGTCTTTGGAACATCAGCTTAGTGAGCTTTCTCCTGATCACCCAAAAAGAGCACTCATCAAGCAGGAACTAGTAAATACTTCTTCCCTGGGAGCTCAGCATAGCAGCATCCAATCCACTTCAGTCATCAAACCTACAGCCCTCACAG GAACATTGGAAGTGAGACTGATGGGTTGTCAGGATTTATTGGAAAATGTTCCAGGACGTTCCCGAATGACGAGTTCTTCTCCCATCTCTGGCAGCCCAAGTGACCTGAGGTCTCTTTCCCGAGCGCGGGTTGGGCTGGGAATCCACGGCCGTAGTGTTGCAGGGAAGTACCTGAGGAATGAGGAGCCCTGCA ATGAGGTCCTTGCTGTGCTCAAAGTGGACAATAAAGTGGTTGGCCAAACAAACTGGGGACCAGTTAACAACCAGGCATGGGATCAGAGCTTTGTCATTGAGCTGGACCGG TCTCGTGAGCTAGAAATTGCAATTTAttggagagactggagagaaCTTTGTGCTGTGAAGTTTTTACGTTTGGATGATTTCCTTGATAATGAACGTCACGGGATGTGCCTCTCACTTGAACCACAAGGAATGCTTTTTGCAGAG GTGATGTTCTGTAATCCTGTCATTGAGAGAAAGCCAAAACTGCAGCGACAGAACCGCATTTTCCCCAAGCAGAAAG GGAAAGAATTTCTCCGAGCTCCTCAGATGAACATAAATGTTGCTGCCTGGGGTCGCCTGATGATGAGTTTCCTCCCTCCATGTAGTTCCTTGAGCACTCTGAGTCCTCCACTTCATGATCCCATTCAGACAGGATTCTCTCCAGTTCCCCCACAAAGTCATGTTTATTCAGTGTCCAAACTGAGTGG TGACTTTCCTGTGGCTAAGCTTACATTTGCTGATGAAgccccccccaagcccccacGCCTTTTTCTGATGGCCAACTCCAAAGAATCAACACCATCTCCTGCTGATTCTCCG TGTCTAAAGAGGCTGCATGTTGAGGAGAAGTCTTGCAGATCTGCTATTAGAGAATTTCCAATCCCAGCATCTCCAAG GAAAAGGACAGTTCAGCTTGAGGATTTTCACTGCATTGCTATGCTGGGACGTGGCCACTTTGGGAAG gTACTGCTGGCCCAGTACAAGGCAACGGGGAAGCTGTATGCTATCAAAgccttgaagaaaaaagatattattAGGAGAGATGAAATTGATAG CTTGCACTGTGAGAAGAGAATATTTGAAGTGGTCAATTCTTCTGATCATCCATTCCTTGTGAACATGTTTGCATGTTTCCAGACACCTCATCATGCTTGCTTTGTGATGGAATATACCCCAGGTGGTGATCTGATGATGCGCATACATGAAGATGTCTTTCCAGAGCACGTGGCACA GTTTTATACAGCCTGCGTGGTCTTGGGGCTGCAGTTTTTGCATGAGAAGAAAATTGTTTATAG GGACCTGAAGTTGGATAATCTCCTTTTAGATGCTGAAGGATTTGTGAAGATTGCAGATTTTGGATTGTGTAAGGAAG GAATAGGTTTTGGAGACCGTACAAACACCTTCTGTGGTACCCCTGAATTTCTGGCTCCTGAAGTCCTGACAGACATCTCGTACACTCGGGCAGTGGACTGGTGGGGATTGGGTGTGCTCATTTATGAGATGCTTGTTGGTGAG TCACCATTCCCTGGAGATGATGAGGAAGAAGTCTTTGACAGTATTGTCAACGATGAAGTCCGGTATCCACGATTCCTTTCATCTGAGGCACTTTCTATAATCCGGAAG CTTCTTCGGAAATGCCCAGAGCGTAGACtgggagcaggagaaaaagatgcagaagagaTTAAAATCCAGCCCTTTTTTAAG GGAATTGACTGGGGTGCATTGCTTGCCAGGACTCTGAAGCCCCCTTTTGTGCCCACTTTAAGAGACCCAACTGATGTGAGCAACTTTGATGAGGAGTTTACTTCACAAAAGCCAATCCTCACTGCTCCTGAGGAGGCTGCTCTGCTAACCCGCAAGGAGCAGACTGTCTTCAAGGACTTTGACTTTGTCTCCAGACACCTTTTAGAGGTTTGA